A genomic region of Sneathia sanguinegens contains the following coding sequences:
- the lon gene encoding endopeptidase La codes for MIALIPTKEVAVMPSVETNVLLGRECSINAAYLALNSNDKKLVLSIQKNVELEKVEADGIEEYGVLVEILKIYKVSEKTYRIVVKGKNRVKLSNTIYDEENKCFMTNITNLRTVKDLQDNSINNAENILKSAAMLLSYGNESKNDVMSVNTIEDLIDTLVFRIPFETHVKQYYLTIKSLQKRVDTFYDDVKYETQRFIIENDINNKLKENIDESQRNYYLKEKMKVLKEELGENENSDLDNLQNRIEENADMPEGFKNKLRKELKKLKNTPVFSGEYNVTLNYIEVLLDLPFKKSENEEFNIKKVKSILDKDHYGLKEVKDTIIEFLSVMKLKSKLSEKDTKKYSTILCLIGPPGVGKTSFATSIAHAMNRKFEKISLGGVNDESEIRGHRRTYVGAMPGRIIEAIKRAGVSNPVILLDEIDKLDSNFKGDPASALLEVLDPTQNSKFEDHFIDYPYDLSDVLFICTANNYQTIPEALYDRMEIIELESYTELEKLKIAKKYLIPQVYEETNIKLSLSEELILKIINEYTREAGVRNLKREFLKIARKIAREMLETKKEKFRITKANITKYLGPEKFKPEKQMQKKPKVGSVVGLAWTAVGGTTLEVQGVKMEGSGKLLLTGKLGDVMQESAKVAYSFVRSIKNKLGIKEEFEKNMDIHLHFPEGAVPKDGPSAGITITTAIISVLLNKGVRQDLAMTGEITINGDVLPVGGIKEKVIAAHRIGIREVILPYDNIVDTKLLPKEILEDMKFNFVKNYKEVLNLAFSNEGMEDK; via the coding sequence ATGATTGCTTTAATTCCAACAAAAGAAGTTGCAGTAATGCCAAGTGTTGAAACGAATGTTCTACTAGGAAGAGAATGTAGTATAAATGCTGCATATCTTGCTTTGAATAGTAATGATAAAAAATTAGTCCTTTCTATTCAAAAAAATGTGGAATTAGAAAAAGTTGAAGCAGATGGTATTGAAGAATATGGAGTTTTAGTTGAAATATTAAAAATTTATAAGGTATCTGAAAAGACATATAGAATAGTAGTTAAGGGTAAAAATCGTGTTAAATTATCAAATACTATTTATGATGAAGAAAACAAATGTTTTATGACAAATATTACAAATTTAAGAACTGTAAAAGATTTACAAGATAATAGCATTAATAATGCTGAAAATATTTTAAAGTCAGCAGCTATGCTCTTATCTTATGGTAATGAATCTAAAAATGATGTTATGAGTGTAAATACAATAGAAGATTTGATAGATACTTTAGTCTTTAGAATACCTTTTGAAACTCATGTTAAACAATATTATTTAACAATTAAGAGTTTACAAAAGCGTGTTGATACTTTCTATGATGATGTTAAGTATGAAACTCAAAGGTTTATTATTGAAAATGATATAAACAATAAATTGAAAGAAAATATTGATGAATCTCAAAGAAATTACTATTTAAAAGAAAAGATGAAGGTTTTAAAAGAAGAACTTGGAGAAAATGAAAATAGTGATTTGGATAATTTGCAAAATAGGATTGAAGAAAATGCAGATATGCCAGAAGGTTTCAAAAACAAATTGAGAAAAGAATTGAAAAAATTAAAAAATACACCAGTATTTTCTGGAGAATATAATGTTACTTTAAATTACATTGAAGTTTTATTAGATTTACCTTTTAAGAAATCAGAAAATGAAGAATTTAATATAAAAAAGGTTAAAAGTATATTAGATAAAGATCATTATGGTTTAAAAGAAGTAAAAGATACTATAATAGAATTTTTGTCTGTAATGAAGTTAAAGTCAAAATTATCTGAAAAAGATACAAAAAAATATTCAACTATACTTTGTTTAATAGGACCACCCGGGGTTGGTAAGACTTCATTTGCAACATCTATAGCTCATGCAATGAATAGAAAGTTTGAAAAAATTAGTTTAGGTGGAGTAAATGATGAAAGTGAAATAAGAGGTCATAGAAGAACCTATGTTGGAGCAATGCCAGGAAGAATAATTGAAGCTATAAAAAGAGCTGGAGTATCAAATCCAGTAATTTTATTGGATGAAATTGATAAATTAGATTCTAATTTTAAAGGAGATCCAGCTTCTGCCTTACTTGAAGTACTTGATCCAACACAAAATTCTAAATTTGAAGATCATTTTATAGATTATCCTTATGATCTATCAGATGTTTTATTTATATGTACAGCAAATAATTATCAAACTATACCCGAAGCTTTATATGATAGAATGGAAATAATAGAATTAGAATCATATACAGAACTTGAAAAATTGAAAATAGCAAAAAAATATTTGATACCTCAAGTATATGAAGAAACAAATATTAAACTATCATTATCTGAAGAGCTAATATTGAAGATAATAAATGAATATACACGAGAAGCAGGAGTGAGAAATTTAAAAAGAGAATTTTTAAAAATTGCAAGAAAGATTGCTCGTGAAATGCTTGAAACAAAAAAAGAAAAATTCAGAATAACTAAGGCTAATATTACTAAATATTTAGGACCAGAAAAATTTAAACCAGAAAAACAAATGCAAAAGAAACCTAAAGTAGGTTCAGTAGTAGGTTTAGCATGGACTGCTGTTGGTGGAACAACCCTTGAAGTTCAAGGCGTAAAAATGGAAGGTTCAGGTAAGTTACTTTTAACTGGTAAATTAGGTGATGTTATGCAAGAATCTGCAAAAGTAGCATATTCATTTGTAAGATCTATAAAAAATAAATTGGGAATAAAAGAAGAGTTTGAAAAAAATATGGATATACATTTGCATTTTCCTGAAGGAGCTGTTCCTAAAGATGGACCTTCAGCAGGTATAACAATAACTACTGCTATAATTTCAGTTTTACTTAATAAGGGTGTAAGACAAGACTTAGCAATGACAGGAGAAATTACTATAAATGGAGATGTATTACCAGTTGGTGGAATAAAGGAAAAAGTAATAGCTGCACATAGAATAGGTATAAGAGAAGTTATTTTACCTTATGATAATATCGTAGACAC
- the clpX gene encoding ATP-dependent Clp protease ATP-binding subunit ClpX yields the protein MAKKIKCSFCGESSEELNLIAGEENTYICENCILRCNDLIGKNDKPVTKLADRNINLIKPMEIKKKLDEYIIGQDIAKKVLSVAVYNHFKRLMFKDTKKIDDVEIQKSNILLIGPTGSGKTLLAQTLAKILNVPLAIADATTVTEAGYVGDDVENVLLKLIKAADYDIDVAQRGIIYIDEIDKIARKSENTSITRDVSGEGVQQALLKIVEGTISSVPANGGRKHPDQEMIEIDTTDILFIVGGAFSGLENKIKSRFNVKQIGFGTENKENKELDEEKIFKYVLPEDLKKFGLIPELIGRFPIITALNKLDLKALTKILVEPKNALIKQYKKIFEIEDVDLQFTDEAITEIANLALKRNIGARGLRSIVENTLLDYMYEVPSDAKIKKILITKEIIDKKNQEN from the coding sequence ATGGCTAAAAAAATAAAGTGTTCTTTTTGTGGAGAAAGTTCTGAAGAACTAAATTTAATAGCTGGAGAAGAAAATACATATATCTGTGAAAATTGTATTTTAAGATGTAATGATTTAATTGGAAAAAATGATAAGCCTGTTACAAAATTAGCAGATAGAAATATCAATTTAATTAAGCCAATGGAAATAAAGAAAAAATTGGATGAATATATAATAGGTCAAGATATAGCAAAAAAAGTTTTATCAGTTGCTGTATATAATCATTTTAAAAGATTAATGTTCAAAGATACAAAAAAAATTGATGATGTTGAAATACAAAAATCTAATATTTTATTAATAGGACCTACAGGAAGTGGAAAAACTTTACTTGCCCAAACCTTGGCAAAAATATTAAATGTTCCTTTAGCTATTGCAGATGCAACAACAGTAACTGAAGCAGGTTATGTTGGTGATGATGTAGAAAATGTCTTATTGAAATTAATAAAAGCAGCAGATTATGATATTGATGTTGCACAAAGAGGAATAATTTATATAGATGAAATAGATAAAATTGCAAGAAAGTCTGAAAATACTTCTATAACTAGAGATGTATCTGGGGAAGGTGTACAACAAGCCTTATTAAAAATAGTAGAAGGGACAATTTCATCAGTTCCAGCAAATGGAGGTAGAAAACATCCCGATCAAGAAATGATAGAAATTGATACAACAGATATATTATTTATTGTTGGTGGAGCATTTTCTGGACTTGAAAATAAGATTAAATCAAGATTTAATGTTAAGCAAATAGGATTTGGAACAGAAAATAAAGAAAATAAAGAATTAGATGAAGAAAAAATCTTTAAATATGTTTTACCAGAAGACTTGAAAAAATTTGGTTTAATACCTGAATTAATAGGAAGATTTCCAATTATAACAGCATTAAATAAATTAGATTTGAAGGCTTTAACAAAAATATTAGTTGAACCTAAAAATGCACTTATAAAACAATATAAAAAGATTTTTGAAATTGAAGATGTAGATTTACAATTTACAGATGAAGCAATAACTGAAATTGCTAATTTGGCACTTAAAAGAAATATAGGAGCTAGAGGTTTAAGAAGTATCGTAGAAAACACTTTACTTGATTATATGTATGAGGTTCCAAGTGATGCAAAAATTAAAAAAATCTTAATTACAAAAGAAATTATTGATAAAAAAAATCAAGAAAATTAA
- a CDS encoding ATP-dependent Clp protease proteolytic subunit — protein MIYPFITEEDGGVEKTYNIFSRLLKDRIIFLMGEINDEMANTIIAQLLYLNAQNKKKDITMYINSPGGSVTAGLGIYDTIQHIDCDVSTVCIGQAASMGAFLLAAGKKGKRFSLPNSRIMIHQVLGGISFSQATDVKIRAEEMLRLKELLNSEMAKNTSKTMKQIEKATDRDNFMSASEAKEFGLIDNII, from the coding sequence ATGATATATCCATTTATTACGGAAGAAGACGGTGGTGTTGAAAAAACATATAATATTTTTTCAAGATTACTAAAAGATAGAATAATATTTTTGATGGGTGAAATAAATGATGAAATGGCAAATACAATAATTGCACAATTACTTTATTTAAATGCTCAAAATAAGAAAAAAGATATTACAATGTATATTAATAGTCCAGGTGGCTCAGTTACAGCTGGACTAGGAATATATGATACAATACAACATATAGATTGTGATGTATCAACAGTTTGTATAGGTCAAGCAGCAAGTATGGGAGCTTTTTTATTAGCAGCTGGGAAAAAGGGAAAGAGATTTTCTTTACCTAATTCAAGAATAATGATACATCAAGTATTAGGTGGAATTAGTTTTTCACAAGCTACAGATGTAAAAATTAGAGCAGAAGAAATGTTGAGATTAAAAGAACTTTTAAATAGCGAAATGGCAAAAAATACAAGTAAAACTATGAAGCAAATTGAAAAAGCAACAGACAGAGATAATTTTATGTCTGCATCTGAAGCAAAAGAATTTGGTTTAATAGATAATATAATTTAA
- the tig gene encoding trigger factor, producing the protein MYKLELLENSAAKVAIEVSGEELKNLKNEMLEELKNVKIDGFRKGHAPKDVIMRTFKDKINEELFGKVLNSELKKAFEENNIEVLGQINVENHSITDDKMTVEVTFDVKPNFEVPQYKGLNIEEEPKEVTEKDVEDKLNSLVQREKKYVKSEKTVAELNDVANIDFEGFVDGKAFAGGKATNYNLVLGSHSFIDDFEDQIVGHNVNDEFDVNVVFPQEYHSEELKGKPALFKVKLNSIQEEKLPELNDEYAKSKGFDTLEEYKISIKEQLLTEAEKMAKDQKYEKIADKLVNETEMEIPANILKKENENQKNTLVQQLSMQNITLKAYLEMQGKTEEDFEKELEERSRKVLKFNLIIGSIAKIEDIKVEKKDVDAELENMAKAYNMTLEQIIEELTKAKMLENYTNQIAGSIFMSKVKEFLLANN; encoded by the coding sequence ATGTATAAATTAGAATTATTAGAAAACTCGGCAGCAAAGGTAGCAATTGAAGTTAGTGGAGAAGAATTAAAAAATTTAAAAAATGAAATGTTAGAAGAATTAAAAAATGTTAAAATTGATGGGTTTAGAAAAGGACATGCACCTAAAGATGTAATAATGAGAACATTTAAAGATAAAATAAATGAAGAATTATTTGGAAAAGTATTAAATTCTGAATTAAAAAAAGCATTTGAAGAAAATAATATAGAAGTTTTAGGTCAAATAAATGTTGAAAATCACTCAATTACAGATGATAAAATGACAGTTGAAGTAACATTTGATGTAAAACCTAACTTTGAAGTTCCTCAATATAAGGGTCTAAATATAGAAGAAGAACCTAAGGAAGTTACTGAAAAAGATGTAGAAGATAAATTAAATTCATTAGTTCAAAGAGAAAAGAAATATGTTAAAAGTGAAAAAACTGTTGCAGAATTAAATGATGTAGCAAATATTGATTTTGAAGGTTTTGTTGATGGTAAAGCTTTTGCAGGTGGAAAGGCTACAAACTATAATCTAGTATTAGGTTCACATTCATTTATAGATGATTTTGAAGATCAAATAGTAGGACACAATGTTAATGATGAATTTGATGTTAATGTTGTTTTCCCACAAGAATATCATTCTGAAGAATTAAAAGGTAAACCTGCTTTATTCAAGGTTAAATTAAATTCAATTCAAGAAGAAAAATTACCTGAATTAAATGATGAATATGCAAAATCAAAAGGTTTTGATACATTAGAAGAATACAAGATTTCTATTAAAGAACAATTATTAACTGAAGCTGAAAAAATGGCAAAGGATCAAAAATATGAAAAAATTGCTGATAAATTAGTTAATGAAACTGAAATGGAAATACCTGCAAATATATTAAAGAAAGAAAATGAAAATCAAAAAAATACATTGGTTCAACAATTATCAATGCAAAATATTACATTAAAGGCTTATTTAGAAATGCAAGGTAAAACAGAAGAAGATTTTGAAAAAGAATTAGAAGAAAGATCAAGAAAAGTTCTTAAATTTAATTTAATAATAGGAAGCATTGCTAAAATAGAAGACATAAAGGTTGAAAAGAAAGATGTAGATGCTGAATTAGAAAATATGGCAAAAGCATATAATATGACTTTAGAACAAATAATAGAAGAATTAACTAAGGCAAAAATGTTAGAAAATTACACTAATCAAATAGCAGGTTCAATCTTTATGAGTAAAGTAAAAGAATTTTTATTAGCTAATAATTAA
- the rbfA gene encoding 30S ribosome-binding factor RbfA, whose product MNDRRLRGLEKEISRLIGTAILTEVNSDKIRKYVTVYKVSLTKDARYVDITFSILSYDEKINKEKLLEDLTKLRGFFRKKLSEELTIRYVPEVRVHLDDSVEQGIKISNLIDKVINS is encoded by the coding sequence ATGAATGATAGAAGATTAAGAGGTCTTGAAAAAGAAATATCAAGATTAATAGGAACAGCAATTTTAACCGAAGTTAATTCAGATAAGATAAGAAAATATGTTACTGTGTATAAAGTTAGCTTAACAAAGGATGCTAGATATGTGGATATAACATTTTCAATATTATCATATGATGAAAAAATTAATAAAGAAAAATTGTTAGAAGACTTAACTAAGTTAAGAGGCTTTTTTAGAAAAAAATTAAGCGAAGAATTAACAATTAGATATGTTCCTGAAGTAAGAGTACATTTAGATGATAGTGTAGAGCAAGGAATAAAAATTTCAAATTTAATAGATAAAGTTATAAATTCGTGA